One genomic window of Geodermatophilus sp. DSM 44513 includes the following:
- a CDS encoding ABC transporter ATP-binding protein translates to MVAIEGTRGPGGGGRPGQRSDPADRAQLERHPVPLRRVTALFTPFRWQVAVVVVLIVVSSAVALATPFLVRLVIDEALPRQDVRLLVWAVLGMLAVTATTAVLGVVQTWLSTTVGQRVMHGLRTAVFSHLQRQSLGFFTRTRGGEVQSRLTHDISGMQSVVTSTATSLASNATTVVGTIAAMVALSWRLSLLSLVVLPPAVLLTRKVARMRRTVTAERQRHLADMHAQVEEGLSVSGVLLGKTLGAGPAQSRRFADTSQDLVGLEVRAQLAGRWRMATMSIVFAGIPALVYLAAGLPATSGGMTIGTLVAFTALQGTLFRPLMGLLDVGVQVTASMALFSRVFEYLDLPVEVDDPADPVPLDPAGVRGDVRLEGVSFTYPDGHRPALDGVDLAVPAGTTLALVGPTGSGKSTLASLVARLADPTAGRVTVDGVDLRDLSLDTLSRVVGVVAQETYLLHTTVRENLRHARPEATDAEIEDAARRAQVHDVVVGLPEGYDTVVGARGHRFSGGEKQRLAIARTLLRDPRVLVLDEATSALDTGTERAVQAALDEAARGRTTITIAHRLSTVRHADRIAVLDAGRVVETGTHEELLARGGRYAALVAAGDRQPALAA, encoded by the coding sequence GGTCGTGGTGCTCATCGTCGTCTCCTCCGCGGTGGCGCTGGCGACGCCGTTCCTCGTCCGGCTGGTCATCGACGAGGCGCTGCCGCGGCAGGACGTGCGGCTGCTCGTCTGGGCCGTCCTCGGCATGCTCGCCGTCACCGCGACCACCGCCGTCCTCGGCGTGGTGCAGACCTGGCTGTCCACCACCGTCGGCCAGCGGGTCATGCACGGCCTCCGGACGGCGGTCTTCAGCCACCTGCAGCGCCAGTCGCTGGGCTTCTTCACCCGCACGCGCGGCGGGGAGGTGCAGTCCCGGCTCACCCACGACATCTCCGGCATGCAGTCGGTGGTCACCTCGACGGCGACGTCGCTGGCGTCCAACGCGACCACCGTCGTCGGCACGATCGCGGCCATGGTGGCGCTGTCCTGGCGGCTGTCGCTGCTCTCGCTCGTCGTGCTGCCGCCCGCGGTGCTGCTCACCCGCAAGGTCGCCCGGATGCGGCGCACCGTCACCGCGGAGCGTCAGCGGCACCTGGCCGACATGCACGCCCAGGTCGAGGAGGGCCTGTCGGTCAGCGGTGTGCTGCTCGGCAAGACCCTCGGCGCGGGGCCGGCCCAGTCCCGCCGCTTCGCCGACACCTCGCAGGACCTGGTCGGCCTGGAGGTGCGCGCCCAGCTCGCCGGCCGCTGGCGGATGGCCACGATGAGCATCGTCTTCGCCGGCATCCCGGCGCTCGTCTACCTGGCCGCGGGGCTGCCGGCGACCTCCGGCGGCATGACCATCGGCACGCTGGTCGCCTTCACCGCGCTGCAGGGCACGCTGTTCCGCCCGCTCATGGGCCTCCTGGACGTCGGCGTGCAGGTCACCGCCTCGATGGCGCTGTTCAGCCGGGTGTTCGAGTACCTCGACCTGCCCGTGGAGGTCGACGACCCGGCCGACCCGGTGCCGCTGGACCCGGCCGGCGTCCGCGGCGACGTGCGCCTGGAGGGCGTGTCGTTCACCTACCCCGACGGGCACCGGCCGGCCCTGGACGGCGTCGACCTCGCCGTCCCCGCCGGCACGACCCTGGCGCTGGTCGGCCCCACCGGCTCGGGCAAATCCACGCTGGCCTCGCTGGTCGCCCGGCTGGCCGACCCCACCGCCGGCCGGGTCACCGTCGACGGCGTCGACCTGCGCGACCTGTCGCTGGACACGCTGTCCCGGGTGGTCGGCGTGGTGGCGCAGGAGACCTACCTGCTGCACACGACCGTGCGGGAGAACCTGCGGCACGCCCGGCCCGAGGCGACCGACGCCGAGATCGAGGACGCCGCCCGCCGCGCGCAGGTCCACGACGTGGTCGTCGGCCTGCCCGAGGGCTACGACACCGTCGTCGGCGCCCGCGGGCACCGGTTCTCCGGCGGGGAGAAGCAGCGGCTGGCCATCGCCCGCACGCTGCTGCGCGACCCGCGCGTGCTGGTGCTCGACGAGGCCACCAGCGCGCTGGACACCGGGACCGAGCGGGCGGTGCAGGCCGCGCTGGACGAGGCCGCCCGGGGGCGGACGACGATCACCATCGCGCACCGGCTGTCCACCGTGCGGCACGCGGACCGGATCGCCGTCCTCGACGCCGGCCGGGTCGTGGAGACCGGCACGCACGAGGAGCTGCTGGCCCGGGGCGGTCGCTACGCGGCACTGGTGGCCGCCGGCGACCGGCAGCCCGCGCTGGCCGCCTGA
- a CDS encoding LLM class flavin-dependent oxidoreductase: protein MSTPLSVLDLAPISRGQTPAESIAASVALAQQAERSGYRRVWYAEHHNMPTIASSATSVLIAHVGAHTSTIRLGAGGVMLPNHSPLTVAEQFGTLDAAHPGRIDLGLGRAPGSDQNTMYALRRDPGSADRFPQDVLELQGYLTGESRVPGVHAVPGRGSNVPLYILGSSTFGATLAAALGLPYAFASHFAPAMLRPAVEAYRREFRPSAQLDAPYVIAGVNAVAADTHEAAQEAFGAARRRLAVGLFGRGRPMSDDEAQLLLEGGAGVHVDSMLTHTAVGTPDEVRRYLTAFAAEAGADELIVAHQFPGVEGRLRSVELTAEAMALAPA, encoded by the coding sequence ATGAGCACCCCGCTGTCCGTCCTGGACCTGGCGCCGATCTCCCGGGGGCAGACGCCGGCCGAGAGCATCGCCGCCAGCGTCGCCCTGGCCCAGCAGGCCGAACGGTCCGGCTACCGCCGGGTCTGGTACGCCGAGCACCACAACATGCCGACCATCGCCTCCTCGGCGACCAGCGTGCTCATCGCGCACGTCGGCGCGCACACCTCGACGATCCGGCTGGGTGCCGGCGGCGTCATGCTGCCCAACCACTCGCCGCTGACCGTCGCCGAGCAGTTCGGCACCCTGGACGCCGCCCACCCCGGCCGGATCGACCTCGGGCTGGGCCGCGCGCCGGGCTCGGACCAGAACACCATGTACGCACTGCGCCGCGACCCGGGCTCGGCCGACCGCTTCCCGCAGGACGTGCTGGAGCTGCAGGGGTACCTGACCGGGGAGTCCCGGGTGCCGGGCGTGCACGCCGTCCCCGGCCGGGGCTCGAACGTCCCGCTGTACATCCTGGGGTCCTCGACGTTCGGCGCCACGCTGGCCGCCGCGCTGGGCCTGCCCTACGCCTTCGCCTCGCACTTCGCCCCGGCGATGCTGCGCCCGGCCGTGGAGGCCTACCGGCGGGAGTTCCGCCCGTCGGCGCAGCTGGACGCCCCGTACGTGATCGCCGGTGTGAACGCGGTGGCCGCGGACACCCACGAAGCCGCGCAGGAGGCCTTCGGCGCCGCCCGGCGCCGGCTGGCCGTGGGCCTGTTCGGCCGTGGCCGCCCGATGTCGGACGACGAGGCCCAGCTGCTGCTCGAGGGTGGCGCGGGGGTGCACGTGGACTCGATGCTGACCCACACCGCCGTCGGCACGCCGGACGAGGTGCGCCGGTACCTGACCGCCTTCGCGGCCGAGGCCGGTGCCGACGAACTCATCGTCGCCCACCAGTTCCCCGGTGTGGAGGGCCGGCTGCGCTCCGTCGAGCTCACCGCCGAGGCAATGGCTCTCGCCCCGGCCTGA
- a CDS encoding transglycosylase SLT domain-containing protein, with translation MHARTSTRRALHLLTAAGTMTVALTFTGQAVAQATPGDSGRGWDGNRSDGDRQRWDRDDAADAPAPAAEAAAPAEAPAPAPAPAPAPAPAPAPAPAPAPAPAATGTQAYKDYAAGQVGDAAQFDCLDVLWEAESGWNPDAQNPTSTAYGIAQFLDSTWAATGIAKTSDPYRQIDAGLIYIEDRYGSPCAAWSFHEANNWY, from the coding sequence ATGCACGCACGCACCAGCACCCGCCGCGCCCTGCACCTGCTCACCGCAGCCGGCACCATGACCGTCGCACTGACCTTCACCGGCCAGGCCGTCGCCCAGGCCACCCCGGGTGACTCCGGCCGGGGCTGGGACGGGAACCGCTCCGACGGCGACCGGCAGCGGTGGGACCGCGACGACGCGGCCGACGCCCCCGCTCCCGCCGCGGAGGCCGCCGCACCGGCGGAGGCCCCCGCGCCCGCCCCGGCACCCGCGCCCGCGCCGGCCCCGGCGCCTGCACCGGCTCCCGCCCCGGCGCCTGCCCCCGCCGCCACCGGGACGCAGGCCTACAAGGACTACGCCGCCGGCCAGGTCGGGGACGCCGCCCAGTTCGACTGCCTCGACGTGCTGTGGGAGGCCGAGAGCGGCTGGAACCCGGACGCGCAGAACCCCACCAGCACGGCCTACGGCATCGCCCAGTTCCTCGACTCGACCTGGGCGGCCACCGGCATCGCCAAGACGTCGGACCCGTACCGGCAGATCGACGCCGGCCTCATCTACATCGAGGACCGCTACGGCAGCCCCTGCGCGGCCTGGTCCTTCCACGAGGCCAACAACTGGTACTGA
- a CDS encoding RHS repeat-associated core domain-containing protein has product MTPACRWSSPTPTGAAASAISRDCPGHPAGYRCANAHYLALDGLGSIVATINHTGAQTAAYTYDPWDSMTATGVNASAIKSYQLFGYAGGTIDRDPDLVRSGQRWYDPVVGRFTQQDALETLGDPRRANRYEYAASNPINFVDPLGLERCFVNSSTGGYYCGATDPGPNKYSVKTFFCRSGAILGAALSFSPQSFAVKTGVVYGGRALGIAGIGCEFS; this is encoded by the coding sequence ATGACGCCGGCCTGCCGGTGGTCGAGTCCTACACCGACGGGGGCAGCCGCCTCAGCTATCTCCAGGGACTGCCCAGGGCACCCCGCTGGCTATCGTTGTGCCAACGCCCACTACCTCGCCCTCGACGGCCTGGGCTCCATCGTCGCCACCATCAACCACACCGGCGCCCAGACCGCCGCCTACACCTATGACCCCTGGGACAGCATGACCGCCACCGGCGTCAACGCCTCGGCCATCAAGTCCTACCAACTGTTCGGCTACGCCGGCGGCACCATCGACCGCGACCCCGACCTCGTCCGCTCCGGCCAGCGCTGGTACGACCCCGTCGTCGGCCGCTTCACCCAGCAAGACGCCCTAGAGACTCTCGGCGATCCCCGCCGCGCCAACCGCTACGAATACGCCGCCAGCAATCCGATCAACTTCGTGGACCCACTCGGGTTGGAGCGGTGTTTCGTGAACTCTTCGACCGGCGGCTATTACTGCGGAGCGACCGACCCCGGGCCCAACAAGTACAGCGTCAAGACCTTCTTCTGTCGCAGTGGAGCCATCTTGGGTGCTGCTTTGTCTTTCAGTCCCCAGTCCTTTGCGGTGAAGACTGGCGTTGTCTACGGGGGCAGAGCCCTCGGAATCGCTGGCATCGGTTGTGAATTCAGTTGA
- a CDS encoding VOC family protein, translating into MSLRGFNALMFLVEDVAAATEWYTEFLGVPPVFTRPGRGGKAIYAKFSVGEREDELALADVSRAPEGRLAGPGGAVVHWSVDDVPATLARLTAMGAREYVPVTPHGPFVTAIVVDPFGNLLGLHGVAATPHYSDEDLAPARSS; encoded by the coding sequence ATGAGCCTGCGGGGGTTCAACGCGCTCATGTTCCTGGTGGAGGACGTGGCCGCGGCCACCGAGTGGTACACCGAGTTCCTCGGCGTCCCGCCGGTGTTCACCCGTCCCGGGCGGGGCGGGAAGGCCATCTACGCGAAGTTCTCCGTCGGCGAGCGCGAGGACGAGCTGGCCCTCGCGGACGTCAGCCGGGCCCCCGAGGGCCGGCTTGCCGGGCCCGGCGGCGCGGTCGTGCACTGGTCGGTCGACGACGTGCCGGCCACCCTGGCGCGCCTGACGGCGATGGGCGCCCGGGAGTACGTGCCGGTCACCCCGCACGGGCCGTTCGTCACCGCGATCGTCGTCGACCCGTTCGGCAACCTGCTGGGCCTGCACGGCGTCGCGGCCACCCCGCACTACAGCGACGAGGACCTCGCCCCCGCACGGTCGAGCTGA
- a CDS encoding TcmI family type II polyketide cyclase, which translates to MTWRPFRNVIVCHMVPGSEDKVGPVFGQYDPTTRPQDLGVVGRLLLSYEDLYLHVIERKEDPEISGQRRGLPAFQQIAEAIAPYVTPYPSYWQNPSHSVAKQFYEWLPEGDVPEDRELTVIVQRMKPGSEADIARVFAESDATGLPAETGVTGRWLYGIDDCFVHLLEQDAAKAAAVRADHESQAPAPAFIKVMEALRPYVSPYRPETWQSPKDSVAHVFYRWQAEDWHPELEPAR; encoded by the coding sequence ATGACCTGGCGTCCGTTCCGCAACGTGATCGTCTGCCACATGGTCCCCGGCAGCGAGGACAAGGTCGGTCCCGTCTTCGGCCAGTACGACCCCACCACCCGACCGCAGGACCTCGGCGTCGTCGGCCGCCTCCTGCTGTCCTACGAGGACCTCTACCTGCACGTCATCGAGCGCAAGGAGGACCCGGAGATCTCCGGCCAGCGCCGGGGCCTGCCGGCGTTCCAGCAGATCGCCGAGGCCATCGCCCCGTACGTGACGCCGTACCCGAGCTACTGGCAGAACCCGTCGCACTCGGTGGCCAAGCAGTTCTACGAGTGGTTGCCCGAGGGCGACGTGCCCGAGGACCGGGAGCTGACCGTCATCGTGCAGCGGATGAAGCCCGGCTCGGAGGCCGACATCGCCCGGGTGTTCGCCGAGTCCGACGCCACCGGCCTGCCCGCGGAGACCGGCGTGACCGGGCGCTGGCTGTACGGGATCGACGACTGCTTCGTGCACCTGCTCGAGCAGGACGCGGCCAAGGCCGCCGCCGTCCGGGCCGACCACGAGTCCCAGGCGCCGGCCCCGGCCTTCATCAAGGTCATGGAGGCGCTGCGCCCCTACGTCAGCCCGTACCGGCCGGAGACCTGGCAGAGCCCCAAGGACTCCGTCGCCCACGTGTTCTACCGCTGGCAGGCCGAGGACTGGCACCCCGAGCTGGAGCCCGCCCGATGA
- a CDS encoding cytochrome P450 translates to MTQTAPAQATGDDVVPGAEIYTPEFRADPYPVYARLRAERPVVKVRTPRFDSFLVTRYDDARQALSDGRLSKDLYRAGDTYLAVFGEKARQINTNMLNSDPPEHSRLRRLVTQAFTPRRIEAMRPRVEEIVEGLLDRMAPNGRTEFVDEFALRLPLAVIGDLLGIPESDHEEILAGTQVIRTVGTGGRSPQEDRAAIGQAQERLHAYFTGLVAAKRAEPGEDLVSALITARDGDGRLSEAELVSTCFLLLFAGYQTTSDFLGNAVVALLTHPEEMAELLADLDRVPDAVEELLRFDGSVPVSSFRFATEDLEIGGVTIPEGSIVTIVLSSANHDPALVEDPDALDLSRGDTPHMAFGHGVHYCLGTALARLEATTALRRILVRLPDLQLAVPVEELQWLPAASAFRGLLELPLTFSPSPSP, encoded by the coding sequence ATGACCCAGACCGCACCCGCACAGGCGACGGGCGACGACGTCGTCCCCGGCGCGGAGATCTACACCCCGGAGTTCCGGGCCGACCCCTACCCCGTCTACGCCCGGCTGCGCGCCGAGCGGCCCGTGGTCAAGGTGCGCACGCCGCGGTTCGACTCCTTCCTGGTCACCCGCTACGACGACGCCCGGCAGGCGCTGTCGGACGGGCGGCTGTCCAAGGACCTGTACCGGGCCGGCGACACCTACCTCGCGGTGTTCGGCGAGAAGGCGCGGCAGATCAACACCAACATGCTGAACTCCGACCCGCCCGAGCACAGCCGGCTGCGCCGCCTGGTCACCCAGGCGTTCACCCCGCGGCGGATCGAGGCCATGCGCCCGCGCGTGGAGGAGATCGTCGAGGGGCTGCTCGACCGGATGGCCCCGAACGGGCGGACCGAGTTCGTCGACGAGTTCGCCCTGCGGCTGCCGCTGGCGGTCATCGGCGACCTGCTGGGGATCCCCGAGTCCGACCACGAGGAGATCCTCGCCGGCACCCAGGTCATCCGGACCGTGGGCACCGGCGGGCGCAGCCCCCAGGAGGACCGGGCGGCCATCGGGCAGGCCCAGGAGCGGCTGCACGCCTACTTCACCGGCCTGGTCGCCGCCAAGCGCGCCGAGCCCGGCGAGGACCTGGTCAGCGCGCTGATCACCGCCCGCGACGGCGACGGCCGGCTGTCGGAGGCCGAGCTGGTCTCCACCTGCTTCCTGCTGCTGTTCGCCGGCTACCAGACCACCTCGGACTTCCTGGGCAACGCGGTCGTGGCGCTGCTGACCCACCCCGAGGAGATGGCCGAGCTGCTGGCCGACCTCGACCGGGTGCCCGACGCCGTGGAGGAGCTGCTGCGCTTCGACGGCTCGGTCCCGGTGTCCAGCTTCCGGTTCGCCACCGAGGACCTGGAGATCGGTGGCGTGACCATCCCCGAGGGGTCGATCGTCACGATCGTGCTCTCCTCGGCCAACCACGACCCGGCCCTCGTCGAGGACCCGGACGCCCTGGACCTCAGCCGCGGCGACACCCCGCACATGGCCTTCGGCCACGGCGTCCACTACTGCCTGGGCACCGCCCTGGCCCGGCTGGAGGCAACGACGGCGCTGCGGCGGATCCTGGTCCGCCTGCCCGACCTGCAGCTCGCCGTCCCCGTCGAGGAGCTGCAGTGGCTTCCGGCCGCCTCGGCCTTCCGCGGGCTGCTCGAGCTCCCGCTGACCTTCTCCCCCTCCCCCTCCCCCTGA